From the Chitinophaga lutea genome, the window GATGTAAATCAGGAAACCGGCGTTGCCGGAAAAACGGAAAGCGGCAATGAAGCGGTCGAACAGGATGCTGTTGAACGGGATGTACACCATGTACAGCCCCAGCCCTACCAGCAGCATCCAGTTGTACATCGGCAGCTGGTGCTGGCGGAACAGCAACGTGGTCAGCAGGGCCATGCAGAAACCGGCCAGCATCATCCAGTGCGCCAGCATGAAGGCTTTAAAATTATCCCGCAGCCAGATCATCACGGCAATCAGCACGAGTATGATCAGCGAGATGGAAGTTTCCGTTTTGGCGAATACGCCGGGCATGAAGGTTTCCCCGGACGCGCGCCACATGTCGGCCATAAAACTGTCGCGTACCTCGCGTAAAACCGTCACCAGGATATAAATCACCGTGAGCATCACGATACCCGGGAGAAAGCCCCGCAGCAGGGCTTTCCGGTCTTCTTCCGACATCGGCTGCCGTTCCATCCGCTGCAGCCTGTCTTCCGCATCCGGCGGCGGGATCTTTTCCAGCAGCAGCACGAACAAAATCAGCGCGGGGGCGAAAATGGCGCCCACGGTGAAGGGCATCCAGTATTCGCTCACCTGCCAGGCGTTCATCACCCATTGCGCCGTTGTTTTGGCGAGCCCGGACGCGAAAATGAAACTCACGGCCAGCGCGGCGCTGATGAGATCGGTGGTGCGCCGCCCTTCCACGTAAGAAAACACGATGCCCCAGATCAGCCCCAGCGGAAAACCGTTGAGCAGCAGGCACCAGAAATTATACGGCGGCGGCAGCAGGGCAAACAGCAGCCAGGCCATCCAGGCGATGCCCACCAGCATAAAGATCAGCCAGTGACGGCGCACGCGCGGCAAAGCGGCGATGAAGCGGATGCCGTAGAATTTGCTCGCCATGTAACCGAGTATCTGGGTCACCACCAGCACTACTTTATAATCGGCTCCCAGCAGCGTATGGCCGCTGAAAGGCGCCACGTTAAAAGCCTTGCGGTAAGCGAATATCGCGGTGTATGCCGAAAAGCCGGTGATGGCGGCCAGTATGGCCACCCATATTTCGCGCCTGGTAAAACGGACTGCTGCCATATGTTACGGAAGATACATTGTTAATCCGGTAATAAAAACAAGGCCGCCTGCTTTCACAGGCGGCCCGTTCTATGTGTGAGCGGATGAATGAATGATCAGTGTTTTATTTTGATCACCCTGAGTATCTGACGTTTGGTGCCCTGGATGATCTCGATGTAATAGATGCCGCCCTCATACCCGTTGCCGATATACAGGGTGCTGTTCGGCGTAATGCCGCTGCGGCTTTCCACCAGCTGGCCGTTGCTGCCGTACACGTTGATGCTGATCGGCAGCGCGTCGGTACTTCTCATCAGCAGGGCGAACTGTGTGAACGTCGGGTTGGGCAGCGCGGTGACGGTGAGGCCGTCGCTGTGCGTCCATGGTTTGCTGCCCGGAACCAGTACGTTGGTGCTGGCCGTGCTCACATGCCCGGCACTGTCTGTGCCGGTCACCGTGATCGTGTAGACGCGGCCGTTACCCAGCGGCAAACGCTGCGCTCTCAGTTTCACCGTATGGCCATCCACCACCTCCCAATCAGGCGCGCCGTATACCGGTTCGTTGCTGGTAACGGTGATCACGCTCGTAACGGGGCTGCAATCGCTCACCGTGTAGTTCACGGTTACAGGCACCATCTTGTTGTTCGGGATGGCGATGAGCGACGGGCTGGTGCCCAGGCCGGCGATCTGCGGCGGCACGGTATCGCGCAGGTGAACGGCGAAGGTGCAGGTGTCTGACCGGCCACCCAGGTTGGTGGCGATGAGGCGCACCAGGTCGTTATGCGCTACCAGGGCCCCCGGCGCCGGCAGCTGGGTAATCGTGATGCCCGTGGTGTCGTTCACCAGGGCGAGCTGGCGGTAGTCCGGCAGGCTGGCGGTGCAATCCGCGTTCCCGTTCAGCTCCTGGGCACCCGGACAAATAATATCCGGGGCCAGGTTGGCGCTCAGGTTGGTGAGGCCGCTTTCGTTGTGGTAACGGTCGAGGGCCGTTACAGCATAGTAATAGGTCGTATTGGCAACGATGTTTTTATCGGTGAAGGAGGTTTCGCTGCCGGTGGTGATGGCGAGGATGTTATCCGCGGTGGTGGTGTCGATGTA encodes:
- a CDS encoding DUF5690 family protein, with the translated sequence MAAVRFTRREIWVAILAAITGFSAYTAIFAYRKAFNVAPFSGHTLLGADYKVVLVVTQILGYMASKFYGIRFIAALPRVRRHWLIFMLVGIAWMAWLLFALLPPPYNFWCLLLNGFPLGLIWGIVFSYVEGRRTTDLISAALAVSFIFASGLAKTTAQWVMNAWQVSEYWMPFTVGAIFAPALILFVLLLEKIPPPDAEDRLQRMERQPMSEEDRKALLRGFLPGIVMLTVIYILVTVLREVRDSFMADMWRASGETFMPGVFAKTETSISLIILVLIAVMIWLRDNFKAFMLAHWMMLAGFCMALLTTLLFRQHQLPMYNWMLLVGLGLYMVYIPFNSILFDRFIAAFRFSGNAGFLIYIADAYGYLGSIAVMVGAGLMAEKVNWLAFYMQLVMIAGVVGIVGTVAAMVYFRRKKLQQRD